Proteins encoded together in one Prunus dulcis chromosome 3, ALMONDv2, whole genome shotgun sequence window:
- the LOC117621377 gene encoding photosystem I reaction center subunit VI, chloroplastic-like translates to MASLATLAAVQPATINGLAGSSFTGTKLSVKPTGQTLRPKNIRSGAVVAKYGDKSVYFDLEDLGNTTGKWDLYGSDAPSPYNPLQSKFFETFAAPFTKRGLLLKFLILGGASTIAYLSATASDDILPIKKGPQLPPKLGPRGKI, encoded by the exons ATGGCATCTCTGGCAACCTTAGCAGCTGTTCAACCAGCCACCATCAATGGCCTTGCCGGAAGTTCCTTCACTGGAACCAAGCTCTCTGTCAAGCCCACCGGCCAGACCCTCAGACCCAAAAACATCAG GAGCGGTGCTGTGGTGGCCAAGTATGGAGACAAAAGTGTCTACTTCGACCTTGAGGATCTGGGCAACACTACCGGGAAGTGGGACTTGTACGGCTCAGATGCACCCTCACCCTACAACCCTCTTCAG AGCAAGTTCTTTGAGACATTTGCTGCTCCATTCACCAAGAGAGGCTTGTTGCTCAAGTTCCTGATCTTGGGAGGTGCTTCCACCATTGCTTACCTTAGTGCCACTGCTTCAGATGACATTCTACCCATCAAGAAGGGCCCACAACTTCCACCCAAGCTAGGCCCACGTGGCAAGATCTAA
- the LOC117621072 gene encoding homeobox-leucine zipper protein GLABRA 2, with protein sequence MGVDMSNNPPTSRTKDFFASPALSLSLAGIFRDAGETAAASREVEDGDEGSGGAGSVRRREDTAEISSENSGPARSRSEDEFDLEGEHDEDDGDGDNKNKKKKRKKYHRHTTEQIREMEALFKESPHPDEKQRQHLSKQLGLAPRQVKFWFQNRRTQIKAIQERHENSLLKGEMEKLRDENKAMREQINKSCCPNCGTATTSRDASLTTEEQQLRIENARLKSEVEKLRAALVKNPPGTSSPSCSSGHDQENRSSLDFYTGIFGLEKSRIMEIVNQAMEELKKMATAGEPLWVRSVETGREILNYDEYIKEFNIEIPGNGRPKRSIEASRETGVVFVDMPRLVQSFMDVNQWKEMFPCMISKAATVDVISNGEGDNRNGAVQLMFAELQMLTPLVPTREVYFVRCCKQLSAEQWAIVDVSIDKVEDNIDASLVKCRKRPSGCIMEDKSNGHCKVIWVEHLECQKSTIQTMYRTIVNSGLAFGARHWVATLQLQCERLVFFMATNVPMKDSTGVATLAGRKSILKLAQRMTWSFCRAIGASSYHTWTKISSKTGDDIRIASRKNLNDPGEPLGVILCAVSSVWLPVCPYVLFDFLRDETRRNEWDIMINGGPAQTIANLSKGQDRGNAVTIQTMKSKENSMWILQDTCINSYESMVVYAPVDITGMQSVMTGCDASNIAILPSGFSILPDGLESRPMVITSKQEDRSSEGGTLLTAAFQVLTNSSPTAKLTMESVESVNTLISCTLRNIKTSLQCEDG encoded by the exons ATGGGCGTGGACATGTCTAACAATCCACCAACTTCTCGCACCAAGGACTTCTTTGCCTCCCCAGCCCTCTCCCTCAGCCTT gCTGGGATTTTTCGTGATGCTGGAGAAACGGCGGCGGCTAGCAGGGAAGTGGAGGATGGAGACGAGGGCAGCGGAGGCGCAGGCAGTGTCCGCCGTAGAGAAGACACGGCAGAGATTAGTAGTGAGAACTCGGGGCCCGCGAGGTCAAGATCGGAAGACGAATTCGATTTAGAAGGAGAGCACGATgaagatgatggtgatggagacaacaagaataagaagaagaagagaaagaagtaCCACAGGCACACCACTGAGCAAATCCGAGAAATGGAAGC GCTATTCAAAGAGTCACCCCATCCAGATGAGAAGCAGAGGCAGCACCTGAGCAAGCAATTAGGCCTTGCTCCAAGGCAGGTCAAGTTTTGGTTCCAAAATCGTCGAACCCAAATCAAG GCCATACAAGAGCGCCATGAGAACTCTTTGTTGAAAGGAGAAATGGAGAAACTCAGAGATGAAAACAAGGCAATGAGGGAGCAAATAAACAAATCTTGTTGCCCCAACTGTGGCACTGCAACCACTAGCAGAGATGCCAGCCTCACGACCGAAGAGCAACAACTGCGAATCGAAAATGCCAGACTTAAATCCGAG gTTGAAAAACTCAGAGCAGCTCTTGTGAAAAATCCTCCTGGGACATCCTCTCCTTCATGTTCTTCTGGGCATGACCAGGAGAACAGAAGTTCTTTGGACTTCTATACTGGAATTTTTGGTCTAGAGAAGTCGAGGATTATGGAGATAGTGAATCAAGCTATGGAGGAGCTTAAGAAGATGGCCACTGCAGGGGAACCACTCTGGGTTCGGAGTGTGGAGACTGGCCGCGAAATACTAAACTATGATGAGTACATCAAAGAGTTCAACATTGAAATTCCTGGAAATGGGAGGCCGAAGAGATCCATCGAGGCCTCCAGAGAGACAGGGGTGGTGTTTGTGGATATGCCGCGGCTGGTTCAGAGTTTCATGGATGTG AATCAATGGAAGGAAATGTTTCCGTGCATGATCTCGAAGGCAGCCACTGTTGATGTTATCAGCAATGGTGAAGGAGACAATAGAAATGGTGCTGTACAATTG ATGTTTGCAGAGCTTCAAATGCTTACACCATTAGTTCCAACAAGAGAAGTGTACTTTGTTCGATGCTGCAAGCAACTGAGTGCTGAGCAATGGGCTATCGTAGATGTTTCGATCGACAAAGTTGAAGATAACATCGATGCATCGTTGGTGAAATGCAGAAAGCGTCCCTCTGGTTGCATCATGGAGGACAAATCAAATGGCCATTGCAAG GTAATCTGGGTAGAACACTTAGAATGCCAGAAAAGCACAATTCAGACCATGTACCGCACCATTGTCAACAGCGGTCTAGCATTCGGTGCAAGACATTGGGTTGCAACGCTGCAACTGCAATGCGAACGGCTTGTTTTTTTCATGGCAACCAATGTTCCTATGAAGGATTCAACTG GTGTAGCCACCCTGGCTGGAAGAAAAAGCATATTAAAATTGGCACAAAGAATGACATGGAGTTTTTGTCGTGCAATCGGAGCATCAAGCTATCATACCTGGACTAAGATCTCAAGCAAGACAGGGGATGACATAAGGATTGCCTCCAGGAAGAACTTGAATGACCCTGGAGAACCTCTCGGCGTGATCTTATGTGCAGTTTCTTCAGTATGGTTGCCTGTCTGTCCTTACGTCCTCTTCGATTTCTTAAGAGATGAGACTCGCAGGAATGAG TGGGACATTATGATAAATGGAGGCCCAGCTCAAACAATTGCCAACCTATCCAAAGGACAAGATCGTGGCAATGCTGTTACTATCCAA ACCATGAAATCAAAAGAGAACAGCATGTGGATACTGCAAGATACCTGCATAAATTCTTATGAGTCAATGGTGGTCTATGCTCCGGTGGATATAACCGGCATGCAGTCTGTGATGACCGGATGTGACGCAAGCAACATTGCCATATTGCCTTCCGGGTTCTCAATTCTTCCGGATGGGCTGGAGTCAAGGCCTATGGTCATCACTTCCAAGCAAGAAGACAGAAGCAGTGAAGGAGGAACTTTGCTGACAGCAGCATTTCAAGTCTTAACTAATTCCTCTCCTACAGCCAAACTAACTATGGAATCTGTGGAGTCTGTCAACACCCTTATATCATGTACCTTGagaaatattaaaacaagCTTGCAGTGTGAGGATGGCTGA
- the LOC117623223 gene encoding probable E3 ubiquitin-protein ligase RHC1A, with amino-acid sequence MSSGRNTHWCYNCRRPVRLQGRDAVCPSCDGGFIQELNDMVHVSPLDFFGLDNDDDHDRRFGFMEAFSAWQQSTDRRRSDIRGRSDIAPERNPAFTPLLIFGGQIPFRLSGNGAFEAFFNGSPGISVTRGNVGDYFVGPGLEELFEQLSANDRRGPPPASRVSIDAMPTIKITNRHLRSDSHCPVCKDKFELGSEARQMPCNHLYHTDCIVPWLVQHNSCPVCRQELPLQGAASGGSSNGRSRSSSFGSNTNGREGGRENQGRRNPFSYLWPFRSSGASSSSSHTHTHTHTSNHNPTAESSSSTMRENNNQMGYSGWPFDY; translated from the coding sequence ATGTCAAGTGGCCGAAACACCCATTGGTGTTACAATTGCAGGCGTCCGGTTCGTCTGCAAGGGCGAGATGCAGTTTGCCCAAGCTGCGATGGAGGATTTATTCAAGAACTCAATGATATGGTTCATGTCAGTCCACTGGATTTCTTTGGACTGGACAATGATGATGATCATGACAGGAGGTTTGGGTTCATGGAAGCTTTCTCAGCCTGGCAGCAATCGACAGACAGAAGACGTAGCGATATCAGGGGAAGATCAGATATAGCTCCTGAACGTAACCCGGCATTTACTCCTCTGTTGATCTTTGGTGGCCAAATTCCTTTTCGACTGTCTGGGAATGGTGCATTCGAAGCTTTTTTCAATGGCTCTCCTGGAATAAGTGTGACGCGGGGTAATGTGGGGGATTATTTTGTAGGTCCTGGCTTGGAAGAACTGTTTGAGCAGCTTTCAGCTAATGACCGGCGAGGCCCTCCTCCAGCATCCAGAGTTTCAATTGATGCAATGCCTACTATTAAGATCACAAATAGGCATCTTCGTTCTGATTCACACTGCCCTGTTTGCAAAGACAAGTTCGAGCTTGGATCTGAAGCAAGGCAAATGCCCTGTAACCATCTATATCACACAGATTGTATTGTACCATGGCTAGTCCAACACAACTCATGCCCTGTTTGCCGCCAAGAACTGCCTCTGCAAGGAGCCGCAAGTGGTGGTAGCTCGAATGGTCGAAGTAGAAGCAGTAGTTTTGGTAGCAATACCAATGGAAGGGAGGGTGGTAGAGAAAACCAAGGAAGGAGAAATCCTTTCTCTTATTTGTGGCCATTTCGCTCATCTGGTGCCAGCTCTAGCTCTAGCCATACCCATACCCATACCCATACCTCTAACCATAACCCAACAGCCGAAAGTAGCTCATCGACTATGCGTGAAAACAATAATCAGATGGGGTATTCAGGATGGCCATTTGATTACTGA
- the LOC117621376 gene encoding rop guanine nucleotide exchange factor 12-like — MVRALEEEEENYKSRLHNFKGMHENTGRHTKSLSVESATALEFQDDDKKGSRSNGAQGSKSRLSKEEAEAREKQQQTDMEQMKERFAKLLLGEDMSGGGKGVSSALALSNAITNLAASVFGEQTRLEPMSADRKKRWRKEIDWLLCVSDYIVEFVPSQQKSKDGSNMEIMVTRQRTDLHMNIPALRKLDAMLIDCLDNFIDKQEFYYVSKDADENEKGNAKRKDDKWWLPTPKVPPNGLSEAARKFLQYQKDCVNQVLKAAMAINAQVLTEMEIPENYIESLPKNGRASLGDSIYRSITVEFFDPDQFLCSMDLSSEHKILDLKNKMEASMVIWKRKMNQKDGKSGWGSAVSLEKRELFEERAETILLLLKQRFPGIPQSSLDISKIQYNANVGQAILESYSRILESLAFTVLSRIEDVLYADYASQNPSHVACKRNNLGESTPVATSPDRSTKEENSGTETPGSMTLSDFMGWGLDQGDTEAKKDPDATDEGKDFCEVKHPHMQKIANIVTNKKISYLDNLGGLRSPTARH, encoded by the exons ATGGTCCGAGcacttgaagaagaagaagaaaattacaagTCTAGATTGCATAATTTCAAAGGGATGCATGAGAATACAGGAAGGCATACCAAGAGTTTGAGCGTTGAGAGCGCTACCGCGTTAGAGTTTCAGGACGATGATAAGAAGGGTTCAAGAAGTAATGGAGCTCAAGGCTCCAAGTCACGGTTGAGCAAAGAAGAAGCCGAAGCCAGAGAAAAGCAACAACAGACAG ATATGGAGCAGATGAAGGAGAGGTTTGCCAAGTTGCTTTTGGGAGAAGATATGTCTGGTGGAGGAAAGGGTGTTTCGTCAGCTTTGGCATTGTCGAATGCTATTACAAACCTTGCCG CTTCTGTTTTTGGAGAACAAACTCGCCTAGAACCCATGTCTGCAGACAGGAAAAAGAGGtggagaaaagaaatagaTTGGTTATTATGTGTGAGTGATTACATAGTTGAATTTGTTCCTTCACAACAGAAATCCAAGGATGGAAGCAATATGGAG ATAATGGTGACTCGGCAACGAACAGATCTTCACATGAACATCCCTGCCCTGCGAAAGCTTGATGCAATGCTTATT GACTGTCTAGATAATTTCATAGACAAGCAAGAGTTCTATTATGTATCCAAAGATGCTGATGAGAACGAGAAAGGAAATGCAAAGAGAAAAGATGACAAATGGTGGCTACCTACTCCTAAAGTTCCGCCAAATGGTTTATCAGAAGCGGCTAGAAAATTTTTGCAGTATCAAAAAGATTGTGTCAACCAAGTGCTTAAAGCAGCAATGGCCATAAATGCTCAAGTTTTAACAGAAATGGAAATTCCCGAGAACTACATTGAATCCCTCCCCAAG AATGGAAGGGCAAGTCTTGGTGATTCGATCTATCGGAGCATTACAGTTGAATTCTTTGATCCTGACCAATTTCTTTGCAGCATGGACTTATCATCGGAGCACAAAATACTGGACCTCAAGAACAAAATGGAGGCTTCCATGGTGATATGGAAGAGAAAGATGAACCAAAAAGATGGGAAATCAGGTTGGGGCTCAGCCGTGAGCTTGGAAAAGAGAGAGCTCTTTGAAGAGAGAGCAGAGACCATCTTACTCCTCCTCAAGCAGAGGTTCCCTGGAATCCCTCAATCTTCACTAGACATCAGTAAAATCCAATACAACGCG AATGTTGGACAGGCTATTCTTGAGAGCTATTCAAGAATACTAGAAAGCTTGGCCTTCACAGTCTTGTCCCGGATTGAAGATGTACTATACGCTGATTATGCTTCTCAGAATCCATCACATGTAGCATGTAAAAGGAACAATTTAGGAGAATCTACACCAGTTGCAACTTCTCCAGATAGGTCCACGAAAGAAGAGAATTCCGGGACAGAGACACCCGGTTCAATGACACTGTCGGATTTCATGGGTTGGGGATTGGATCAAGGTGACACTGAGGCAAAAAAGGACCCAGATGCTACAGATGAAGGCAAAGACTTCTGTGAGGTTAAGCATCCACATATGCAGAAGATTGCCAACATAGTGACCAACAAGAAGATTTCCTATCTAGATAACTTGGGTGGATTGAGAAGTCCAACGGCACGCCACTAA
- the LOC117621073 gene encoding 30S ribosomal protein S17, chloroplastic, whose amino-acid sequence MSLTASLLHLSPKLSTQFLHGSSTPLSPLSKPTSSLSFPTLQRHSFLPPVRALKYLQGRVVCSTSDKTVAVEVTRLAPHPKYKRRVRKKKKYQAHDPENQFQVGDVVQLEKSRPISKTKTFIAVPLPAKNVKSKSVEEDASKELGIPLESQQV is encoded by the coding sequence atgtcACTCACAGCTTCACTTCTCCATCTTTCTCCCAAGCTCTCCACCCAATTCCTCCATGGCTCCTctacccctctctctcctctctccaaACCcacttcctctctctccttcccaACCCTACAACGCCACTCTTTCCTCCCTCCCGTCAGAGCCCTGAAGTACCTTCAAGGCCGAGTCGTCTGCTCCACAAGCGACAAGACCGTCGCCGTTGAGGTCACTCGCTTGGCCCCACACCCGAAGTACAAGAGGAgggtgaggaagaagaagaagtaccAGGCTCACGACCCAGAAAACCAGTTCCAGGTTGGGGACGTTGTGCAGCTTGAAAAAAGCAGACCCATTAGCAAGACCAAGACTTTCATTGCTGTTCCGCTTCCTGCCAAGAATGTGAAGAGCAAGTCTGTTGAAGAAGATGCATCCAAAGAGCTTGGGATTCCTTTGGAGTCTCAGCAGGTTTAG
- the LOC117623494 gene encoding glyoxylate/hydroxypyruvate reductase A HPR2-like yields MDSIGVLMPVPMSPYLEQELEKRFNLLKLWTVPQKTQFLKDHSGSIRAVVGNAGNGADAELIETLPKLEIVASFSVGTDKVDLNKCREKGIRVTNTPDVLTDDVADLAIGLALAVLRRLCESDRYVRSGQWKKGDYKLTTKFTGKTVGIVGLGRIGKAVAKRAEAFSCPISYHSRTEKPELKYKYYPCVVELASNCDILVVVCALTEETRHIINREVIDALGPKGVLINIGRGPHVDEPELVSALLEGRLGGGGLDVYENEPEVPEQLFELENVVLLPHVGSDTVQTDTAMADLVIGNLEAHFSNKPLLTPVV; encoded by the exons ATGGACTCCATAGGCGTGCTCATGCCAGTTCCAATGTCCCCATATTTAGAGCAAGAGCTCGAGAAGCGCTTCAACCTCTTGAAGCTCTGGACCGTCCCTCAAAAAACCCAGTTCCTCAAGGACCATTCCGGCTCCATCCGAGCCGTCGTCGGTAATGCAGGGAACGGAGCGGACGCCGAGCTCATCGAGACTTTGCCAAAGCTGGAGATCGTGGCCAGTTTCAGCGTTGGGACCGATAAGGTCGATTTGAACAAGTGCAGGGAAAAGGGCATTCGGGTCACCAACACGCCCGATGTTTTGACCGATGACGTGGCGGACCTTGCTATTGGGTTGGCGTTGGCTGTGTTGAGAAGGCTCTGTGAGAGCGATCGGTATGTGAGGAGTGGGCAGTGGAAGAAGGGTGACTACAAGTTGACCACCAAG TTCACCGGAAAAACAGTTGGCATCGTCGGTCTGGGACGAATTGGCAAAGCAGTTGCCAAGAGAGCTGAGGCTTTTAGCTGCCCAATCTCTTACCACTCCAGAACAGAAAAACCAGAGTTGAAGTACAAATACTATCCATGTGTTGTGGAGTTGGCCTCGAACTGTGATATTCTGGTTGTTGTATGCGCATTAACTGAAGAGACCCGTCACATTATTAATCGTGAAGTCATTGATGCTTTGGGCCCAAAGGGTGTTCTCATTAACATTGGGAGGGGTCCTCATGTTGATGAACCTGAGCTGGTTTCTGCTCTGCTAGAAGGCCGGTTAGGTGGTGGTGGACTTGATGTTTATGAAAATGAACCAGAAGTACCTGAGCAGTTGTTTGAGCTTGAGAATGTGGTACTCTTGCCTCATGTAGGAAGTGACACTGTACAAACTGACACTGCCATGGCTGACCTTGTGATTGGGAATCTTGAGGCTCACTTTTCAAACAAACCATTGTTGACACCAGTCGTTTAA